One window from the genome of bacterium encodes:
- a CDS encoding ABC transporter permease, with the protein MLTVSGLALCIVLILFILGVYHGVAIGSVDYVRKTPADIWILQANTNNIMRGTSVLPASFCSEILTDARVASADPVLMLFTNIEIVDERATVLLTGYTAGALGGPPQISAGRELREDGEIVLDEAFARKHDISVGQHIRIRDDVLRVVGLSSGTNAFVTQYAFVTLSYQQSILELPNLASFFIVRLVPGSSTTEVMHAINRKLPERLSMFAHAQFLENNIAEVEAGVVPLFFAIALIGGVVLSIILSLILSVNILERRNDFAVMKIIGAPSGYLRRSVVAQSLLLACLAEGVGLLLLSPILAIIESVTPELAAVVTCHHVALITGAVFVLSTASGLLASMRVRRISPVEVFS; encoded by the coding sequence ATGCTGACGGTTTCAGGTCTGGCGCTCTGCATCGTCCTCATTCTCTTCATCCTCGGTGTGTATCATGGCGTTGCGATCGGTTCGGTTGACTACGTACGCAAAACCCCGGCGGATATCTGGATACTCCAGGCGAATACGAACAACATCATGCGCGGTACATCAGTACTGCCGGCATCGTTTTGCTCTGAAATTCTTACTGATGCGCGCGTCGCGTCTGCGGATCCTGTGCTGATGCTCTTTACGAACATCGAAATCGTGGATGAGCGGGCCACGGTTTTGCTCACCGGTTATACCGCGGGCGCCCTGGGGGGACCTCCGCAGATTTCCGCCGGGAGGGAACTGCGAGAGGACGGGGAAATCGTGCTGGACGAGGCCTTCGCGCGCAAACATGATATCAGTGTCGGTCAGCATATCAGGATTCGGGATGACGTGCTCAGGGTGGTGGGACTTTCGTCAGGGACGAACGCCTTTGTCACGCAGTACGCCTTCGTCACGCTTTCATATCAGCAGTCCATTCTCGAACTCCCGAATCTTGCCAGCTTTTTCATCGTTCGGCTTGTCCCGGGTAGCAGTACCACCGAGGTCATGCATGCAATCAACAGGAAATTGCCGGAGCGGCTTTCGATGTTTGCCCATGCCCAATTCCTGGAAAACAATATTGCGGAGGTTGAAGCCGGGGTTGTCCCGCTGTTCTTCGCCATCGCACTGATCGGCGGTGTGGTGCTTTCCATCATTCTCAGCCTGATCCTCTCGGTAAACATCCTGGAGCGGCGCAATGATTTTGCTGTCATGAAAATTATCGGCGCTCCTTCAGGGTACCTTCGGCGCAGTGTTGTCGCGCAGTCGCTGCTTCTGGCCTGTCTTGCGGAAGGTGTCGGATTACTTCTGCTTTCCCCGATACTCGCAATCATTGAGTCGGTGACGCCTGAGTTGGCTGCCGTGGTCACATGCCATCACGTTGCGCTGATCACGGGTGCAGTCTTCGTGCTCAGTACGGCGAGCGGACTGCTCGCCAGCATGCGTGTACGTCGCATCTCACCCGTTGAGGTCTTTTCATGA
- a CDS encoding ABC transporter ATP-binding protein yields the protein MKQHSKHTPVLRLSGVSKHYLSHGNVYTALDGVELTFFPGELSLMLGPSGSGKTTLLTIAAGFVRPSTGTVDLFGRALTGYGAKDLQVLRARHIGFVFQTFLLIDALTAMDNVLLQLRFAGLKKSIAHRRAMDALERVDIADLGQKRPSELSHGEQQRVAIARALAVDADLVIADEPTASLDMDQGENIISLLHSCARELNKCVLVASHDLRLRTHADHIHLLENGSISHTQNEAL from the coding sequence ATGAAGCAGCACAGCAAGCATACTCCCGTGCTGCGTCTCTCCGGCGTGTCGAAGCACTATCTGTCACACGGTAACGTGTATACAGCACTCGATGGAGTCGAGCTCACGTTTTTTCCGGGGGAACTTTCGCTGATGCTTGGTCCCAGCGGCAGCGGAAAGACCACGCTGCTTACGATTGCTGCCGGCTTTGTGCGTCCTTCCACCGGCACTGTGGACCTGTTCGGCAGGGCGCTGACCGGTTACGGTGCAAAGGACCTTCAGGTGCTTCGCGCCAGGCACATCGGTTTCGTTTTCCAGACCTTTCTGCTGATCGATGCACTCACGGCGATGGACAACGTACTCCTTCAGCTTCGTTTCGCAGGATTGAAGAAATCGATAGCACACAGGCGCGCAATGGATGCACTCGAGCGTGTCGACATTGCCGATCTTGGTCAGAAGCGTCCCTCTGAACTCAGTCATGGTGAACAGCAGCGGGTAGCGATAGCGCGAGCGCTCGCCGTCGATGCGGACCTTGTCATAGCAGACGAACCGACAGCGAGCCTGGATATGGATCAGGGTGAGAACATCATCAGTCTTCTGCACTCCTGCGCCCGCGAACTGAACAAATGCGTGCTGGTTGCAAGTCATGATCTGCGCCTGCGTACGCATGCCGATCATATTCATCTCCTTGAGAACGGCAGTATTTCACATACACAAAACGAGGCATTGTGA
- a CDS encoding NAD-dependent epimerase/dehydratase family protein: protein MQHVAFVTGASGYIGRHVVRTLLDAGVRVRAGVRKHGSRKALQSLDSCDIVEIDICDRHSLSAVFQGVQHVYHFAAAVTSRASEEELTRINVEGTRNVWSCAAEAGAKKALYCSSTAVYGLLAHNGGEVGEEVAPRAVERYGRSKLRGEQAAMEISASSGLETVVIRPTAVFGPGEHTHFGDELRQASISSLMLGGRFRNRRFNFVHVHDVANAAVHLMHLQERKDDVYNIVAGESITYEDAFSAYLRALGKGQGFRVRQRFLGHASRLIERMPAFSDWLLKRAHRNLVFPVWRPGFDMTFAADRLAATDYECRWNEFEEVLLSCMHEQTEGV from the coding sequence ATGCAGCACGTCGCTTTCGTCACTGGAGCTTCAGGGTATATCGGACGTCATGTGGTCAGGACGCTGCTCGACGCCGGGGTTCGAGTGCGCGCTGGTGTGCGCAAGCACGGTTCACGGAAAGCACTGCAGAGTTTGGACAGCTGTGACATCGTGGAAATCGATATCTGCGACCGGCACTCACTGTCTGCAGTCTTCCAGGGGGTGCAGCATGTGTATCATTTCGCTGCCGCAGTAACATCACGTGCGTCCGAGGAGGAACTGACACGCATCAATGTCGAAGGGACACGCAATGTGTGGAGCTGTGCTGCTGAAGCAGGTGCGAAAAAGGCGCTGTACTGCAGCAGCACGGCGGTTTATGGACTGCTTGCGCATAACGGGGGAGAGGTCGGTGAAGAGGTTGCGCCCCGCGCAGTCGAAAGGTACGGGCGATCAAAATTGCGGGGTGAGCAGGCAGCGATGGAAATCAGTGCGTCGTCCGGGCTCGAAACTGTCGTTATACGGCCCACGGCCGTGTTTGGTCCGGGAGAGCACACGCATTTCGGAGATGAACTTCGACAGGCCTCGATTTCCAGTCTGATGCTCGGTGGCAGATTCCGTAACAGGCGATTCAACTTTGTGCATGTCCATGACGTGGCGAACGCCGCAGTCCATCTCATGCATCTGCAGGAGAGGAAGGATGACGTCTACAACATTGTGGCAGGGGAATCGATCACGTACGAGGACGCCTTCAGTGCGTATCTCCGCGCGCTCGGCAAGGGACAGGGATTTCGCGTTCGTCAGCGCTTCCTTGGTCATGCGTCGAGGCTGATCGAGCGCATGCCGGCATTCTCCGACTGGCTGCTGAAGCGGGCGCATCGAAACCTGGTATTCCCCGTTTGGCGTCCAGGCTTCGATATGACGTTCGCGGCAGACCGGCTGGCGGCCACTGATTACGAATGTCGCTGGAACGAATTTGAAGAAGTGCTTCTCTCGTGCATGCACGAACAAACTGAAGGGGTGTAA